The Chryseobacterium sp. LJ668 genome segment CTCATCAAAGAAATGAATATGAATGCCGTTCGCTGTTCGCATTACCCACCCAATAAATCTTTTCTTCAGATTTGCGATTCGTTAGGTTTATATGTTTTGGATGAATTGGCAGGCTGGCAAAAAAAATACAGCACTGAAGTTGGTAAAAAACTCGTCAGAGAAATGGTTACGAGAGATGCCAATCATCCGTCAATCATTTTTTGGAGCAATGGAAATGAAGGCGGACATAATTTTGACTTAGATAGAGAATTTGCAAAATATGATCTTTCGAATCGTCCCGTAATTCACGCTCATCATAAGCCTGGAAATGCTTTCAACGGCATCGACTGCAATCATTACGAGGATTATTACAGCACTAAAAAAATTCTCGAAGGAGAAAATATTTATATGCCGACCGAGTTTCTGCACGCGCAGGATGACGGAGGTGGCGGAACTTCTTTGGCCGATTATTGGGAACTTCACTGGAATTCCAAAAAAGGCGCAGGCGGATTTCTCTGGGCGTTTGCGGACGAAGGTTTGGTAAGAACCGATTTTAATAATCAACTCGATGTGAACGCCATCAATGCTCCAGATGGAGTTGTAGGTCCGCATCGTGAAAAAGAGGGAAGTTTTTACGCCATCCGTGAAATTTACAGTCCGGTAAAAATTGATTTTAAAACGTTGCCAAATGATTTTAATGGAACAATTCCTGTTGAAAACCGTTATCATTTTACCAATCTAAATGAATGTCAGTTTGAATGGAAACTGGTTAAATTTAAAACACCATTTTCGTCAGAATCTGGATTTGATGTGATTCAAAAGGGAAAAGCAGAATCTCCGAATATAAAACCGACAGAAAAAGGAAATGTCAATCTCAATCTTCCTATAAATTGGAAAGAAAGTGAGGGTTTATTACTAGTTGCAAAAGACAAATTTGGTAAAGAAATCTACACGTGGACCTGGAAATTGAAGTCTAATGATGAAATTTCAAAACAATTTTCTAAATCTTTAATCAAAGAATTTCCGGTTTCAATGATCGAAAATGATTCGTTGTTTATTTTAAAATCAGACGATAAAGAATTTTCCTTTGGTAAAAAAGATGGATTATTAAAATCAGTTATTTTAGATAAAAAAGGTAAAAAAATGACCTTCCGAAACGGACCTGTTTTTGTGAACGGAAATTCGGAATTATTATCCTTCAAAGCTTTTTTAGAAGAAGGAAATGCGGAAATAGAAGCTCGTTTTAAAGATGGCAAAGTAATAGTTTGGAAACTGAATCATAATGGAATTTTAGAATTAAATTATGAATATTCGCTTTCCGGAGATTATTCGTTTGCGGGAGTAAGTTTTGACTATCCTGAGAATTATGTGATCAGCGCAAAATGGCTGGGTAAAGGCCCATATCACGTTTGGAAAAACAGAACGCAGGGACAGACTTACAACGTTTGGCAAAATCTAAAAAACTCAACCCGAACAGGATTTTCACCTTGGGTTTATCCCGAATTTAAAGGATATTTCGACGATATTTCTTGGTTGCAACTCAATACAGTAGAAGGAAAAATCACGGTTGGAACGAGAGAAGAAAAAATGTTCGTCAGACTTTTTGATTTTTACGGAATTTATGGTGCTGAAGGTTATCCAAAATTGCCAACAGGAAATATTTCTTTCCTTGATGCGATTCCGTCCTTGGGAACAGTTTTGGCGTTTAACATTAATAATGATACTGCGACATTAGGCCCAGAAAGTGAACCGAATCATTTGAACGGAACATTCAAAAGAACATTATATTTCTACTTTGGTTTGCCCGATTTGGGTGATGAAAATAAGCAGTTTACAATGCCGAAAGAAAATATTTTAACAGATTAATGATGATGAACTGGATAAAATTTTTGACACTTTTCTTAGGTTCGTTTTTGTTTGCGCAACAGACGGCTTTCAAATTTGATTTTGGTACAGACAGAACTGAAAAAGGATTTATTCCAATTACTTCAACTACGAAATTTAATACGAAAATAGGTTACGGTTTTATGGATATTTCCGGTTTGAAATCCATTGACAACGGCGGAAATGCATTGACAGGAGATTTTATTACCAGTGACAAACCTTTTTATTTTTCGGTAGCAATTCCTGAAGGAAATTATAATATCATATTAAATTTAGGCGATACAAAAGGAATCTCTGAAACGACTGTTCGTGTAGAAAACCGCCGTCTAATGTTGAATGATGTGAAGACAAAAAAAGGCGAAATTGTAGAAAGACAGATCACTGTTCACGTCAAAGACAGCATTATCCGAAATCAGGAAGGAACTCAAATTGGAATTGTAAAATTAAAACCTCGAGAAAGAAAATACCTGCATTGGGATAATTTACTGACGATGGAATTCAATGATAAATCTCCAAAAGTGTGCTCGGTCGTCATTCTGCCTAACAAAAAAGCAAAAACCATTTATCTGACGGGAGATTCGACGGTTGTGGATGCACAATACGAACCTTGGGCATCGTGGGGACAAATGTTACCGTATTTTTTCGTTCCAAATGAAGTCGTGATTGCCAACTACGCCGAAAGCGGAGAAACTCTGAAAGCCTTTGAAGACCGTCGCAGAATCAATAAAATCTGGAATAAAATACAACCGGGAGATTATCTTTTCATTCAATTTGGGCACAATGATCAGAAAGCTGGAAACAGCACCAAATCCGGCTATAGGAAAAGACTAAAAGAATGGATTTTGAAAGCGAAACAATTGGGAGTAATTCCGGTTTTGGTGACCTCAATGAACCGCAAAGTTTTTGATGAAAATAATAAAATCATCAATACATTAGACGATTTTCCTGATGCAATGCGCGAAATTGCAAAAGAAGAAAAAGTCGAATTAATTGATTTGAATGCATTAAGCAAAACCCTGTTCGAAGCGATGGGACCTGAAGACGCTAAGAAAGCATTCGTGCATTATCGCGCAAACTCTTATCCCAATCAACCAACTGCTTTGGCAGATGATACGCATTTTAACACGTATGGCGCTTACGAATTGGCGAAATGTGTCGTGAAATCTATAGTAGACCAAAATTTACCTTTAAAGAAGTATATTTCAAAAAATTATAAAAGTTTTAACCCAAATAAACCAGACAAAGTTGAGGACCTCCACTGGCCTGAATCTATCTTTATGGAATCTCTAAAGCCTGATGGAAATTGAATTTTAAACGCTTTAGAACACTTGAGTTTTAAAGCTTAAAATGATTAATAAAAAGATTTACGCAAGAAGAAAATCAGAGATTTTCAAAAACTAATGTGTTCTTCTAAAAAACCGAAACACTCACTTAAAAATAACTTATGTGTCCAAAAGCTTTTGTGACTTTTGTAGTTAAATTGTAAAGGTTGAGTCAGGTTCTCATTAAATCTAAAATAATGAAAATTAAAAATATAGTCAGTCTAACTCTCATGTTTTTTGCCTTCGGAAATATCTCCGCACAAAACCCGTGGCCAAAGACAACCGAGACCACAAAACCATGGACACGCTGGTGGTGGATGGGAAATGCGGTCGACGAAAAAGGTGTAGATAAACAATTGACCACTCTAAATAAAGCCGGTTTCGGAGGTGTGGAAATCGTGCCGATATACGGAGCAAAAGGTTTCGAAAAAGAATACCTCAATTATCTTTCTCCGGAATGGATGAAAATGCTTCAGTTCACGACCAGCAAAGCTAAGAGCTTAAATATGGGTGTCGATATGGCAGTTGGGACAGGTTGGCCGATTGGCGGACCACAAGTCGACGAAAATGATGCGGCGACCAAGATGATTGTTCAGACTTACGAAATTCAACCGAATGAAAAATTCTTAGAAAAAATTGTTCTCAAAGATGAAAAACAGAAGAATTTAAAATCAGTAAAATTAGATATTGTAACCGCTTACAATGAAAAAAATGAAGCGGTTGTTTTTACCGACAAAATCAATGCTGACGGAACTTTACACTGGAAGCCATCTTCAGGCAAGTGGACAATCTACGCCGTTTTCGTTGGAAATACTTTACAAAAAGTAAAACGTGCCGCTCCTGGTGGCGAAGGGTATACATTAGACCATTTTTCGCCCAGTGCTACAAAAGATTATCTGGAAACTTTCGACAGAGCGTTTGGAAATTCCAACTACGGGATCCGCTCTTTTTTCAATGACAGTTATGAGGTTTACAATGCCGACTGGACGCCTGATTTTTTAAACGAATTTAAAAAAAGAAGAGGTTACGATTTAAGTCCATACATCAAATATCTCTTGAGCAATGAGGAAAATGAAATATCAGGAAGAGTAAAATCCGATTACAGAGAAACCTTGAATGAATTGATTTTAAACAATTTCACCAAAGATTTCACCAATTGGGCACATTCCAAAAACTCCAAAAATACTAATCAGGCACATGGTTCGCCTGGAAATCTGCTGGATTTATATGCTGCTGTTGACATTCCTGAATCTGAAACTTTTGGAAGTTCTATTTTTGAAATTCCGGGGTTGAAAAGAGATACTGCAGACATTCAAAAATCAGATATGCCGGATTTCAATATGCTGAAATTTGCTTCTTCTGCCGCGAATGTGACTGGCAAGAAATTAACGTCCAACGAAACTTTCACTTGGCTAACCGAGCATTTTAAAACCTCTTGGTCGCAGGCAAAACCTGAAGTGGAACAGGTATTTTTATCGGGAATCAACCACGTTTTTTACCACGGAACAACTTATACGCCGGCCGATGTTCCGTTTCCCGGATGGCTGTTTTATGCGTCTGTGAACTTTGTTCCTGAAAACAGTTTATGGCCGCATTTAAAAGGATTAAATTCATACATCGAAAGGACTCAATCTGTTTTGCAGAGTGGAAATTCGGATAACGAACTCCTGATATACTGGCCGGTTTATGATCAATGGGCAAGTCCGAAAGGAAAGGATGTAACCTTCAAAGTGCATAACGTTGAAAAATGGCTGCAACCAACTCCGATGTATGAAAATCTGAATACACTCAATAAAATGGGGTATTCCTTAGATATGATTTCGGACAAAATGATTGTCGAATCGAAATCAGAAAATCAGAAAATTAGGACGTCGAAGGAAGGTTCTGATTATCAGGTTTTGATTATTCCTGAACTGACTTATTTGCCCGAATCGACTTTAAAAAACATTTTGGATTTGGCCCAAAACGGGGCATCAATTATTTTTCAAAACGAACCAAAAGATATTCCCGGAAACTTTGAGGTTGAAAAAAGAAGAACGCAGTTAAAATCTTTATGGAACCAGATTCCGTTTCAAAACAAGGCCGGAAATGTGAAATTTGCCAACGTCGGAAAAGGAAAAATTGTGCTAAGTTCGGATATTGCAAAAGCTTTGGAATATTTAAAAATTGAAAGAGAAAAGCTAAGCGATACAGGTTTGAAATTCGTGAGAAGGCAGTTTGAAGGCGGAAGATATTACTATATCGTTAATCATACTTCTAAGGAAATCAATCAAAATATTCCTTTAAATTTTACAGGAAAACAAGTCACTCTGATGAACCCTGAAAATGGAGATTACGGACTTGCAGAAACTCAGAATAATTCAGTGCGAATTCAACTGAAATCGGGAGAATCTTTAATTATAAAAAATACGGAAGACATTTATACCTCAATTCCGAATTGGTATTATACAGAAAAAACCAGTGTACCAATTGTCTTAAATCAACCTTGGGAACTGACTTTCAAAGAAGGCGGTCCCGAACTTCCGAAATCCCGAACTTTAAAAAGACTTGAACCCTGGACAAACTTCACGGAAGATGCTTCAACACAGAGTTTTTCGGGAACAGGATTGTACAAGACCACTTTAAATTTGAAGAAAAAAAATGCAGACGATTATCTGTTGAAATTTGACAAACTCTACGAAAGTGCAAAAGTGATTATCAACGGTCAGGATGCAGGAATTGTCTGGAGCATTCCGTTTGAAATCAACATCGGAAAATACCTGAAAAAGGGAAAAAATACCATTCAGATCGAAGTCTGCAACTTAATGGCCAACAGAATCCGGGATATGGACAAAAAGAAAATTCAATGGCGAAATTACCACGAAATCAATTTTGTGAATATTAACTACAAACCGTTTGACGCATCTAATTGGAAAGTGCAGCCTTCCGGTCTGGATGGCGAAATTCAAATAATTCCTCTACATTACTCAAAATAAATTGTATGATGGTTAAAGTTATTATATAAAAATCTTTACCAAATTTGCTTTAAAACAGACTCAGTGAAATAATAAAATAAAAATATGAGACAAAACATAGTAAAAACAGTCGCATTAGGAACTTGCCTGTTGACATTTGGCTTTTCCTATTCTCAAAAGAAAGTCGTGTTAGATAACTTTTTCAACAACGAAAAAAAAGCTGACAAAGAAACCGGAGAAGTGAAATCATGGCATTATACATGGGAAGACACCACCAGTAGCGGGTTTTCTTTGTTAGGCGAAATCTTCACAAAACAGGGCGCGAAAATCAGCACTCTTAAAACTGCTCCCGCAAAAAAAGATTTGAAAAACGCAAATATATATATCATCGTAGATCCCGATATCGATAAAGAAGCTTCTGAAGGAAAGGCAAATTTAATAGATCCTGCAACCGTTAAAAATTTGGTGGAATGGGTGAAAAAAGGCGGCGTTTTAGTTCTGTTGAGCAACGATCACGGGAATTCAGAATTTGAACACTTCAACAAACTCGCTGGAGAATTCGGAATTCATTTCAACGACGACAGTTATAACCGGGTACAGGGAAGAGAATTTGAGCAGGGTGCAGTAAACGTTCCCGCAGGAAATGAAATTTTCTCAGCTCAAAAATTATACATGAAAGAGGTGAGTTCGATCAATGTAAAAGCACCCGCAAAACCTATTTTATCCGCAGAAGGTAAAAATATTGCCGCTATCGTAAAATTCGGAAAAGGAACTGTTTTCGCACTGGGCGACCCTTGGTGCTACAACGAATATACAGATGGTAAAAAATTGACTGCAGATTTTACCAATTATCAGGGAGCAGAAGAATTGGCGAAATGGTTGTTGAAACAAAGTAAATAACATAAAGATTTAAACCTGTGTAATCGATTGAATCTGTTTGATTTTGGACAG includes the following:
- a CDS encoding glycoside hydrolase family 2 protein encodes the protein MSCFTKIFFLLCFCSNFLHAQSKQIQFLSGTDSEHTKEWDFWISGGRKSGSWSKIQVPSQWEQQGFGSYNYGRDYVTYGKNFKFNDEVGLYKHKFLVPNSWKGKSVNIVFEGSMTDTEVKINGKLAGAIHQGAFYEFKYDISDNLNFGKENILEVKVSKMSADKSVNNAERLADYWILGGIFRPVYLEAIPSENISSTAIDAKADGTFRSNIHLKGIQNVNNLKVEIFDVENNLVGDSQISIQKGDTLKQIQFSVKNPKLWTAETPNLYKAKFSLNKNRKNIFQSEEKFGFRTIEIRKGDGIYVNGTKIKMKGINRHVWWPETGRAVNKNIDLMDVQLIKEMNMNAVRCSHYPPNKSFLQICDSLGLYVLDELAGWQKKYSTEVGKKLVREMVTRDANHPSIIFWSNGNEGGHNFDLDREFAKYDLSNRPVIHAHHKPGNAFNGIDCNHYEDYYSTKKILEGENIYMPTEFLHAQDDGGGGTSLADYWELHWNSKKGAGGFLWAFADEGLVRTDFNNQLDVNAINAPDGVVGPHREKEGSFYAIREIYSPVKIDFKTLPNDFNGTIPVENRYHFTNLNECQFEWKLVKFKTPFSSESGFDVIQKGKAESPNIKPTEKGNVNLNLPINWKESEGLLLVAKDKFGKEIYTWTWKLKSNDEISKQFSKSLIKEFPVSMIENDSLFILKSDDKEFSFGKKDGLLKSVILDKKGKKMTFRNGPVFVNGNSELLSFKAFLEEGNAEIEARFKDGKVIVWKLNHNGILELNYEYSLSGDYSFAGVSFDYPENYVISAKWLGKGPYHVWKNRTQGQTYNVWQNLKNSTRTGFSPWVYPEFKGYFDDISWLQLNTVEGKITVGTREEKMFVRLFDFYGIYGAEGYPKLPTGNISFLDAIPSLGTVLAFNINNDTATLGPESEPNHLNGTFKRTLYFYFGLPDLGDENKQFTMPKENILTD
- a CDS encoding glycosyl hydrolase translates to MKIKNIVSLTLMFFAFGNISAQNPWPKTTETTKPWTRWWWMGNAVDEKGVDKQLTTLNKAGFGGVEIVPIYGAKGFEKEYLNYLSPEWMKMLQFTTSKAKSLNMGVDMAVGTGWPIGGPQVDENDAATKMIVQTYEIQPNEKFLEKIVLKDEKQKNLKSVKLDIVTAYNEKNEAVVFTDKINADGTLHWKPSSGKWTIYAVFVGNTLQKVKRAAPGGEGYTLDHFSPSATKDYLETFDRAFGNSNYGIRSFFNDSYEVYNADWTPDFLNEFKKRRGYDLSPYIKYLLSNEENEISGRVKSDYRETLNELILNNFTKDFTNWAHSKNSKNTNQAHGSPGNLLDLYAAVDIPESETFGSSIFEIPGLKRDTADIQKSDMPDFNMLKFASSAANVTGKKLTSNETFTWLTEHFKTSWSQAKPEVEQVFLSGINHVFYHGTTYTPADVPFPGWLFYASVNFVPENSLWPHLKGLNSYIERTQSVLQSGNSDNELLIYWPVYDQWASPKGKDVTFKVHNVEKWLQPTPMYENLNTLNKMGYSLDMISDKMIVESKSENQKIRTSKEGSDYQVLIIPELTYLPESTLKNILDLAQNGASIIFQNEPKDIPGNFEVEKRRTQLKSLWNQIPFQNKAGNVKFANVGKGKIVLSSDIAKALEYLKIEREKLSDTGLKFVRRQFEGGRYYYIVNHTSKEINQNIPLNFTGKQVTLMNPENGDYGLAETQNNSVRIQLKSGESLIIKNTEDIYTSIPNWYYTEKTSVPIVLNQPWELTFKEGGPELPKSRTLKRLEPWTNFTEDASTQSFSGTGLYKTTLNLKKKNADDYLLKFDKLYESAKVIINGQDAGIVWSIPFEINIGKYLKKGKNTIQIEVCNLMANRIRDMDKKKIQWRNYHEINFVNINYKPFDASNWKVQPSGLDGEIQIIPLHYSK
- a CDS encoding DUF4350 domain-containing protein encodes the protein MRQNIVKTVALGTCLLTFGFSYSQKKVVLDNFFNNEKKADKETGEVKSWHYTWEDTTSSGFSLLGEIFTKQGAKISTLKTAPAKKDLKNANIYIIVDPDIDKEASEGKANLIDPATVKNLVEWVKKGGVLVLLSNDHGNSEFEHFNKLAGEFGIHFNDDSYNRVQGREFEQGAVNVPAGNEIFSAQKLYMKEVSSINVKAPAKPILSAEGKNIAAIVKFGKGTVFALGDPWCYNEYTDGKKLTADFTNYQGAEELAKWLLKQSK
- a CDS encoding rhamnogalacturonan acetylesterase; protein product: MNWIKFLTLFLGSFLFAQQTAFKFDFGTDRTEKGFIPITSTTKFNTKIGYGFMDISGLKSIDNGGNALTGDFITSDKPFYFSVAIPEGNYNIILNLGDTKGISETTVRVENRRLMLNDVKTKKGEIVERQITVHVKDSIIRNQEGTQIGIVKLKPRERKYLHWDNLLTMEFNDKSPKVCSVVILPNKKAKTIYLTGDSTVVDAQYEPWASWGQMLPYFFVPNEVVIANYAESGETLKAFEDRRRINKIWNKIQPGDYLFIQFGHNDQKAGNSTKSGYRKRLKEWILKAKQLGVIPVLVTSMNRKVFDENNKIINTLDDFPDAMREIAKEEKVELIDLNALSKTLFEAMGPEDAKKAFVHYRANSYPNQPTALADDTHFNTYGAYELAKCVVKSIVDQNLPLKKYISKNYKSFNPNKPDKVEDLHWPESIFMESLKPDGN